One region of Deinococcus radiopugnans ATCC 19172 genomic DNA includes:
- a CDS encoding trimeric intracellular cation channel family protein: protein MHELLPPEITLQAGLHWLDLIGVLAFALSGALLGVRKRFDIFGVLVLGCVTAVGGGAIRDTLTGQTPPLFLRDESYLYAALLGSVLAFGFGERLARFERTISLFDSAGLALFAASGALGAINFGLGPLGVVFTGAISGVGGGIIRDLIANEVPEVMYRRDQLYATAAAAGAFAVLLLHPHVTPFQSQLGGVLTVIALRWVSRRGWVRLPVRRLPEG, encoded by the coding sequence GTGCACGAACTGCTGCCTCCCGAGATCACCCTGCAGGCCGGGCTGCACTGGCTGGACCTGATCGGCGTGCTGGCCTTCGCGCTGTCGGGGGCGCTGCTGGGCGTCCGCAAACGCTTCGATATCTTCGGGGTGCTGGTGCTGGGCTGCGTGACGGCGGTGGGCGGCGGCGCGATCCGCGACACCCTGACCGGGCAGACGCCGCCGCTGTTCCTGCGCGACGAATCCTACCTGTACGCCGCGCTGCTGGGTTCGGTGCTGGCCTTCGGCTTCGGCGAGCGGCTGGCCCGCTTCGAGCGCACCATCAGCCTGTTCGACTCGGCGGGGCTGGCGCTGTTCGCGGCCTCGGGGGCGCTGGGGGCCATCAACTTCGGGCTGGGGCCGCTGGGCGTGGTCTTTACCGGGGCGATCAGCGGCGTGGGCGGCGGCATCATCCGTGACCTGATCGCCAACGAGGTACCGGAGGTGATGTACCGCCGCGATCAGCTGTACGCCACGGCGGCGGCGGCGGGGGCCTTCGCCGTGCTGCTGCTGCACCCGCACGTCACGCCGTTTCAGTCCCAGCTGGGCGGCGTGCTGACCGTAATCGCCCTGCGCTGGGTCTCGCGCCGCGGCTGGGTCAGGTTGCCGGTGCGGCGGCTGCCGGAGGGGTGA
- a CDS encoding excalibur calcium-binding domain-containing protein, translated as MNISIKTLTLVLGLAGAGLLGLAEAATATTTTAANLRRTPALNGQIVRTVPGGTLLTVACAGEWCRTTYQGRGGYIARSLMRPVSGSAALTGPGNVYYASCAALRAAGSMPIRVGKPGYRTGLDSNRNGVACDRGDR; from the coding sequence ATGAACATCTCCATCAAGACGCTGACCCTGGTGCTGGGATTGGCCGGCGCGGGCCTGCTGGGACTGGCCGAGGCGGCCACGGCGACCACGACGACAGCGGCCAATCTGCGCCGGACCCCCGCCCTGAATGGGCAGATCGTGCGCACCGTTCCCGGCGGCACGTTGCTGACGGTGGCCTGCGCGGGCGAGTGGTGCCGCACCACCTATCAGGGCCGCGGCGGCTACATCGCCCGCTCGCTGATGCGCCCGGTCAGCGGCAGCGCGGCCCTGACCGGGCCGGGCAACGTGTACTACGCCAGTTGCGCGGCCCTGCGCGCTGCCGGCTCCATGCCGATCCGGGTGGGCAAACCGGGCTACCGCACCGGCCTGGACTCCAACCGCAACGGCGTCGCGTGTGACCGTGGAGACCGCTGA
- a CDS encoding DsbA family oxidoreductase, with protein sequence MTASASTSFTPSAPDKLRVDIWSDIACPWCYVGKRRFEAALQDFGPRDQVEVVWHSFELDPSAPADNPNSMRDGLARKYGRTPAQAQEMLDSMTQTAAGEGLEYHFDKTRLTNTFLAHQLIHLAAEHGQQDAMKERLLRAYMSEGRNVGEVDTLVELAAEVGLDAAEVRTALEGGHYAQAVRQDEAQAQALGISGVPFFVLGGKYGVSGAQGAEVLRGALEQVWAETHPAPLTLLGTANDAEGCEDGQCAVPARE encoded by the coding sequence ATGACTGCATCTGCCTCCACTTCCTTCACGCCCTCGGCACCCGACAAGTTACGGGTGGACATCTGGTCGGACATCGCCTGTCCGTGGTGTTATGTCGGCAAGCGGCGCTTCGAGGCGGCCCTGCAGGACTTCGGCCCGCGCGATCAGGTGGAAGTCGTGTGGCACAGCTTCGAGCTTGATCCCTCCGCGCCGGCCGACAACCCGAACTCCATGCGCGACGGGCTGGCCCGCAAGTACGGCCGCACCCCGGCCCAGGCCCAGGAGATGCTGGACAGCATGACCCAGACGGCGGCGGGTGAAGGACTGGAGTACCACTTCGACAAGACCCGCCTGACCAACACCTTCCTGGCCCATCAGCTGATCCATCTGGCCGCCGAGCACGGCCAGCAGGACGCCATGAAGGAACGCCTGCTGCGCGCCTACATGTCCGAGGGACGGAATGTGGGCGAGGTGGACACGCTGGTGGAACTGGCCGCCGAAGTGGGCCTGGACGCTGCCGAGGTTCGCACGGCCCTGGAAGGCGGCCACTACGCCCAGGCCGTACGTCAGGACGAGGCCCAGGCCCAGGCGCTGGGCATCAGCGGCGTGCCGTTCTTCGTGCTGGGCGGCAAGTACGGCGTCAGCGGCGCGCAGGGCGCGGAGGTGCTGCGCGGCGCGCTGGAGCAGGTCTGGGCCGAGACGCATCCTGCCCCCCTGACCCTGCTGGGCACGGCCAATGACGCGGAGGGCTGCGAGGACGGTCAGTGCGCGGTGCCGGCGCGGGAATAA